A stretch of the Metopolophium dirhodum isolate CAU chromosome 8, ASM1992520v1, whole genome shotgun sequence genome encodes the following:
- the LOC132951267 gene encoding kinesin-related protein 4-like isoform X2: MDSCNIKVAIKARPLNHKEQLDDRVYWKVESDSVIHIDPSTKKKNGEQFFFDRVFCDKSTNYDVFDDIVRPIIDRGVQGFNGTVFAYGQTGSGKTFTMSGDQSNPGIIPLAINYMFNAMNNSSSREYLLRACYLEIYNEKVIDLLEKKNNKNQTKKIEIQKDGLHITPLKAIVCQNSQMVIDLMKIGEKNRSIGETDMNERSSRSHTIFRMILESRNVDDDCDGAYQQSVINLVDLAGSERSSQTQSSMERFKEGCKINSSLTTLSLVIQQLSECPDSSQHVNFRDSKLTRILQTSLGGNSLTAIICTVTLAVEDQTSNTLSFASRAKKIKNTAKVNENVTDETLLKRYRVQLSKLNKELEGIKQNQFENDEVNEIKYKYQEEKRTNEELKERIMRLQNNMITSAAHTDQPPNKKGYQRRRTWGGKLDNTFSSNSILETIEEDVNMHRPSVPPNFGNLNKDFKTPLEPFEWDLIREEDRSAVTESTNNENTEHHFSPPSNIPFNVCETPKKVLRERVDNYRNMFEMSMKENNELREFTTLEKQMFYNNNEQLKDLSNLRKQVENLQTEKNESEKMIDKLKYSIQVVEHEKRDIEVIMEVQKNKYDKREMELLATIQETRYELQLKEDQIKKTILSDNFMTEKQEEIKRLEMKIKEMYQLNNTYINEIDTLKLQLLNKDEQLNTELSKQCSLLNELSLLQNNAVEVKSVPCAIKFLADEGHFTLRKCEILELDQLLEHIHNTVGKLQLENQSLIDENNNLKLITNDFNIQMKNIREENYELRLKLNSIEEYIKSTIKDFSESSEINVENSDINSLIDFAVKHFEENTNRVDILSNKNLILEEKLSLSNTKLCDIKSFVFNDLDCILQSISDMELESSTEMEKFKKQLSETLDENLFLKASIQAFNKLTFDCVNIIDQVKTNHSKIVYLQEELTVCNAVKNELQVQIEELNRLNANLNMFIDNQTKVENEIKENLDAKSIDLNDARSKIVEMQLMIKDNEIETESNAIILNQLRTELETVKSDLEDKSNIIVELEETKLELLSKYSELEKCRSNAKYIDEKEEIEKKLRDELVTKTSGLQNALDELIEMNIKLELNDSELDKLKTSLSLVVSDVGEKLKLIEIENSKSELAQNKELGETSHLNIINSTLAVKSENENEIHTELLIKTKELENAISQVNVLQFTVEEMKIKTISDSTVIERLNNELDIVKFELGEKSKLKDEFKINESDETMCNSLGTISELNSTITKLTSELEDKLNNEKTLKNELQIVTVELDDAISKVDEVKSVMNILNIKHESYISIVEQLNYELKCIKTTLNEKTQLIFELENTNLELSTKCKNSEDEINKTIYDLKVNLEDKMKVENEIRDELKSITIELEYAMSQEKNYQIKLESMENELKSNAIILDQLTFDLDIKSNEISKLENINSELIIKCDKISEAMLNNMKDNELTYINIQCELQQVLQEKSLIQTDLNLISQKFMELSEHHDETKNILENKVKLQVFNYHRLYTEFVNLSCDIESLLKRQSTEEFNLREEILAKSTELEHLQKQVLESSLQHEYDRLEEEYMLRSRECDEARDKIINFESILSRNEESEKVLRKNLESKSIALEEYKKNVEFLFSRNDSFQVRVNDFEDNVLVDLNDEFDLMKSELLKKTEYEKILIEEKANLECNLDILQEKLTNVTKKMELSEERCEDLASIINVLVIEIKDANSIKQNLETCLNEAEYDLIRSGDFCENLKFELYSVQRELENACINAECVEKELQNLKFKFDDKNELNGCDVRNKLIDPLVDYVHDIKLKLTELNSAIISGNQSEKRLRTKVLSAEDDILPHEDTLKINCDSQPDSPDIDIGLEIDNLHKILNEKNDLINSLQTAKNDMENNIAELQCQMTKQSDENNKYVNEITLVENDLKKKILLVGNLNDELNQVKLLNAELKEQIDESQDQMIKLSDEKEKIISDMTLMENNLKEKTSLVSNLKNELNELKNQYNKLEEHNQANKEQICYSYDIDSELRNGKRNIINEINLLEPGKITGVLTDHNLSNLLDMFVSLIMTKEQQIVTDLVNDHNKVKRLYEDQIKQFQEDIKKGKEWQEQVENDNEKLGLELENLKSQKHNFPCRELKIKELTEKVLEAENLSFNYLNELEELKTQLTKTSEHNYQSLVDEFQTFKTSSELSVQDLKNKLENITKQYNESLIMYKDQKDCCYSLEDKIEKIQSECACLKSVIDKKDEDIKNLLDGFQLKTNEYETLIEKYSLQKEETRIHYEKIIDELELDVSNIKHQMYCTEKLLKEIKKNNQQLLEENSLNLSKIKHMQENYTVQIAELEGDSQITKISNTKMENLEKELKVKNIELESLESDLRVKTTKLKETQEQCSKLVHALETHVVKNNEFEKQLESYSMNSKIKDDEIENYRIKLKMNENSLIEVNNVTEKLRKKLKCDGTLLTLYDNVCSLITKCEDFEEEINELKQSNVDLDNECESMLEEVKSKDDKIAELLNQLDELKQTIVLLTEERDFLKRKSEQFKNFNDDVKKLNEEIFGYEQNISDLRKDKGQLIVQHDKELKKLKNELNQVQTKNVELSNEYSKLSETAKILEKSLKEDIQQLNRCIVDKNAKISTLELFSKTNTDDLKKKNHELENIFKRARDENNALRRDLRRLKEITNVTRVDQFTQTTEEQSLVADHKSMMEKIAKFEKDTKMMKMMLHHRKAKIEELEKQLSERHG; encoded by the exons ATGGATAGTTGCAACATTAAAGTGGCCATCAAGGCCCGTCCTTTAAACCACAAGGAGCAGTTGGACGATCGGGTTTACTGGAAGGTAGAATCCGACAGTGTTATTCACATTGATCCAAGTACCAAAAAGAAGAACGGAGAACAGTTTTTTTTCG ATAGAGTATTTTGTGATAAATCAACAAACTATGACGTGTTTGATGATATTGTCAGACCAATTATTGACAGAGGAGTGCAAGGGTTTAATGGTACAGTATTTGCCTATGGCCAAACTGGTTCTGGTAAAACATTCACTATGTCTGGTGATCAATCAAACCCTGGAATTATTCCATTAGCTATTAACTACATGTTCAATGCTATGAATAATTCTTCTAGTAGAGAATATTTACTAAG agCTTGTTATTTAGAAATTTACAATGAAAAAGTTATAGATttactcgaaaaaaaaaataacaaaaatcaaacaaaaaaaattgaaattcagAAAGATGGCTTACATATTACACCATTAAAGGCTATAGTTTGTCAAAATTCACAAATG gtTATTGATCTTATGAAAATAGGTGAGAAAAACCGGAGTATTGGAGAAACAGATATGAATGAAAGATCATCAAGATCCCACACAATATTTCGCATG attCTAGAAAGTCGTAATGTAGATGATGATTGTGACGGGGCCTACCAACAATCTGTAATTAATTTAGTTGACTTGGCTGGTTCAGAGCGAAGTAGCCAAACTCAGTCATCTATGGAACGGTTTAAAGAAGGTTGCAAGATTAATAGTTCTCTAACAACTCTGAGTCTTGTTATCCAACAACTTAGTGAATGTCCAGatag ctcACAACATGTCAACTTTCGTGACAGTAAACTTACGAGAATATTACAAACATCTCTTGGAGGAAATTCTTTAACTGCAATTATTTGTACAGTTACGTTAGCAGTTGAAGATCAAACATCTAACACATTAAG ttttgctTCACgtgccaaaaaaattaaaaatactgctAAAGTAAATGAAAATGTCACAGACGAAACACTTCTTAAACGTTATAGAGTTCAACTTTCTAAATTGAACAAAGAATTAGAgggtataaaacaaaatcagtTTGAAAATGATGAAGTTAATGAAATTAAGTACAAGTATCAGGAAGAAAAGCGGACTAATGAAGAATTAAAGGAACGTATAATGCGTTTGCAAAACAATATGATAACTTCTGCAGCTCATACAGATCAACCCcctaataaa aaaggTTATCAGCGAAGAAGAACTTGGGGTGGAAAActagataatacattttcttcaaACAGCATTCTTGAAACTATTGAAGAAGATGTTAACATGCATCGACCAAGTGTACCACCTAACTTTGGAAATCTAAATAAAG attttaaaacacCATTAGAACCATTTGAATGGGACTTAATAAGAGAAGAAGATCGCTCTGCTGTTACTGAATccacaaataatgaaaatactGAACATCATTTCTCACC accaTCCAACATTCCATTCAATGTTTGTGAAACTCCTAAAAAAGTTTTAAGAGAACGAGTTGATAATTACAGAAATATGTTTGAAATGAGTATGAAAGAAAACAATGAGTTAAGAGAATTCACAACTCTTGAGaaacaaatgttttataataat AATGAGCAATTAAAagatttaagtaatttaagaaAGCAAGTTGAGAATcttcaaactgaaaaaaatgaatCTGAAAAAATGATTGATAAACTTAAATATTCAATTCAAGTAGTTGAACATGAAAAACGTGATATTGAAGTTATTATGGAGGTACAAAagaataaatatgataaacgaGAAATGGAACTTCTGGCAACAATTCAG gAAACAAGGTATGAGTTACAACTCAAGGaggatcaaataaaaaaaaccatattaagTGATAACTTTATGACAGAAAAGCAAGAAGAAATTAAAAGACttgaaatgaaaattaaagaaatgtatcaattaaataatacatatattaatgaaatagaCACTTTGAAATTACAATTGTTGAATAAAGACGAGCAACTTAACACAGAATTATCTAAACAATGTTCACTTTTGAATGAGTTATCTCTTCTTCAAAACAATGCTGTTGAAGTTAAATCAGTTCCATGCGCTATTAAATTTTTAGCTGATGAAGGGCATTTTACTCTTAGAAAATGTGAAATATTGGAACTGGATCAATTATTAGAACATATTCATAATACAGTTGGTAAATTGCAACTAGAAAATCAAAGTTTAATagatgaaaacaataatttgaagTTAATtacaaatgattttaatattcagATGAAAAACATAAGAGAAGAAAATTATGAATTGAGATTAAAACTTAACTCAATTGAGGAATATATTAAGTCTACCATTAAAGATTTCAGTGAAAGTTCTGAGATAAATGTAGAAAATTctgatataaatagtttaattgattTTGCAGTTAAACACTTTGAAGAAAACACAAACAGAGTTGATATACTGTCAAacaagaatttaattttagaagAAAAATTGTCTTTATCAAATACAAAACTGTGTGACattaaatcatttgtatttaaTGATCTTGATTGTATTCTTCAAAGTATTTCTGATATGGAACTTGAATCAAGTACTGAAATGGAGAAATTCAAGAAGCAACTTTCAGAAACTCTggatgaaaatttatttttaaaagctagTATTCAAGCattcaataaattaacatttgactgtgttaatattattgatcaagTTAAGACTAATCATTCGAAGATTGTTTATCTTCAAGAAGAACTTACAGTCTGTAATGctgttaaaaatgaattacaagTACAAATTGAAGAATTAAATAGATTGAATGCAAAtcttaatatgtttattgataACCAAACTAAagttgaaaatgaaattaaagaaAATCTGGATGCTAAATCTATTGATTTAAATGATGCCCGTAGTAAAATAGTAGAAATGCAATTGATGATAAAAGACAATGAAATTGAAACTGAATCAAATGCTatcattttaaatcaattaagaACTGAACTTGAAACTGTTAAATCAGACCTTGAAGACAAATCGAATATAATAGTCGAGCTGGAAGAAActaaattagaattattatctaaatatagtGAATTAGAGAAATGTAGGTCAAATGCTAAATACATTGATGAAAaagaagaaattgaaaaaaaattacgagaTGAATTAGTTACAAAGACAAGTGGTTTGCAAAACGCACTAGATGAACTAATAGAAATGAATATTAAACTTGAACTGAATGATTCTGAATTagacaaattaaaaacttctcTAAGTTTAGTGGTATCTGACGTTGGTGAAAAGTTAAAACTCATTGAAATAGAAAACTCTAAATCTGAACTTGCTCAAAACAAGGAGTTAGGAGAAACAAGCCACCTTAACATTATAAATTCTACACTTGCTGTCAAATCAGAGAATGAAAATGAAATTCATACTGAATTACTGATAAAGACAAAAGAATTGGAAAATGCAATTTCACAAgttaatgttttacaatttacagttgaagaaatgaaaataaaaacaatttctgaTTCTACTGTTATTGAAAGACTAAATAATGAACTCgatattgttaaatttgaactggGAGAAAAGTCTAAACTTAAGgatgaattcaaaataaatgaatCTGACGAAACAATGTGTAATAGTTTAGGAACAATTTCTGAGCTTAACAGCACTATTACAAAACTTACATCTGAATTGGAAGATAAATTAAACAAtgagaaaacattaaaaaatgaattacaaattGTTACGGTAGAATTGGATGATGCCATTTCAAAAGTTGATGAAGTAAAATCAGTaatgaacattttgaatataaagCATGAATCCTATATTTCTATTGTAGAACAACTGAACTATGAACtcaaatgtattaaaactaCACTCAATGAAAAAAcccaattaatttttgaattagaaaACACAAATTTAGAACTTTCAACAAAATGTAAGAATTCTgaagatgaaataaataaaaccatctATGATCTTAAAGTAAATCTGGAGGATAAAATGAAAgttgaaaatgaaataagaGATGAACTTAAATCTATAACTATTGAATTAGAGTATGCAATGTCTCAAGAAAAGAACTATCAAATTAAGCTAGAAAGTATGGAGaatgaattaaaatcaaatgctATTATATTAGACCAACTTACATTTGATTTAGACATAAAgtcaaatgaaatttcaaaattagaaaacataaattctgaattaattataaaatgtgataaAATTAGTGAAGCTATGTTAAACAACATGAAAGATAATGAactaacttatataaatattcaatgtgaGTTACAACAAGTTCTCCAAGAAAAATCTTTAATCCAAACCGATTTGAATCTGATTAGTCAAAAGTTTATGGAATTGTCAGAACATCACGAtgagacaaaaaatattttagaaaataaagttaaattacaaGTATTCAATTACCATAGGTTATATACAGAATTTGTAAATTTGTCTTGTGatattgaatctttattaaaacgTCAATCTACTgaagaatttaatttaagagaAGAAATTTTAGCAAAATCCACAGAACTTGAACACTTACAAAAACAAGTACTTGAGTCCAGTTTACAACATGAATACGACAGATTAGAAGAAGAATATATGTTGAGATCTCGTGAATGCGATGAAGCacgagataaaataataaattttgaatcAATATTGTCAAGAAATGAAGAATCTGAAAAAGTTCttagaaaaaatttagaatCAAAATCTATTGCTCTAGAagaatataagaaaaatgttgaatttttgTTTTCGAGAAATGATTCATTTCAAGTCAGGGTTAAtgattttgaagataatgttTTAGTGGATTTAAATGACGAATTTGATTTAATGAAatcagaattattaaaaaaaacagaatatgaaaaaattttaattgaagaaAAAGCAAATCTTGAATGTAACTTGGACATACTTCAAGAAAAACTTACCAACgtcactaaaaaaatggaacttAGCGAAGAACGATGTGAAGATTTGGCttctattattaatgtattagtaATTGAAATAAAGGATGCAAATtctattaaacaaaatttagaGACTTGTTTGAATGAAGCCGAATATGATTTAATAAGGTCTGGAGATTTCTGCGAAAaccttaaatttgaattatatagcGTACAAAGAGAATTAGAAAATGCATGCATCAATGCTGAATGCGTGGAAAAAGAGTtacaaaatcttaaatttaaatttgatgataaaaatgaaTTGAATGGTTGTGATGtgagaaataaattaattgatcCACTTGTAGATTATGTACATGATATTAAGTTGAAACTCACTGAACTCAATTCTGCAATAATATCAGGAAATCAAAGTGAAAAACGATTAAGAACTAAAGTTTTGTCTGCCGAGGATGATATTTTACCACATGAAGACACATTAAAGATAAACTGTGACTCACAACCTGATTCTCCTGATATTGACATTGGCTTAGAAATTGATAATTTACATaagatattaaatgaaaaaaatgatttgattaACAGTCTTCAAACAGCTAAAAATgatatggaaaataatattgctGAACTTCAATGCCAAATGACAAAACAAtccgatgaaaataataaatatgttaatgaaataactttagtagaaaatgatctaaaaaaaaaaatattattggtaggAAATTTGAATGATGAATTGAATCAAGTTAAACTATTAAATGCTGAACTAAAAGAACAAATTGATGAATCACAAGACCAAATGATTAAATTATCtgatgaaaaagaaaaaattataagtgaTATGACATTAATGGAAAACAATCTTAAAGAAAAAACATCATtggtaagtaatttaaaaaatgaattgaatgaacttaaaaatcaatacaacaAACTTGAAGAACATAACCAAGCTAATAAAGAACAAATTTGTTATAGCTATGATATTGATTCAGAGTTGAGAAAcggtaaaagaaatattataaacgaaatTAATCTTCTTGAACCTGGAAAAATTACTGGTGTTCTTACTGATCATAATTTGTCAAATTTATTGGATATGTTTGTCAGCCTTATAATGACTAAAGAACAACAAATTGTAACTGACTTAGTTAATGACCACAATAAAGTCAAACGACTATATGAAGATCAAATCAAACAGTTCCAAGAAGAcataaaaaaaggaaaagaaTGGCAAGAACAAGTTGAAAATGATAATGAAAAACTTGGCCTTGAACTTGAAAATCTCAAATCTCAAAAACACAACTTCCCTTGtagagaattaaaaataaaagaattgacAGAAAAAGTTTTGGAAGCAGAGAATTTATCTTTCAATTATCTAAATGAGTTGGAAGAATTAAAGACCCAATTGACTAAAACAAGTGAACACAATTATCAGTCATTGGTCgatgaatttcaaacatttaagACTAGTTCAGAGCTGTCTGTACAAGATTTGAAAAACAAACTTGAAAACATAACCAAACAATACAACGAATCATTAATTATGTACAAAGATCAAAAAGATTGTTGTTATAGTCTGGaagataaaatagaaaaaattcaaTCAGAATGTGCTTGTCTAAAATCTGTTATTGACAAAAAAGATGAAGATATTAAAAACTTACTTGATGGATTTCAATTGAAGACAAATGAGTATGAAACATTGATTGAAAAATATAGTTTACAAAAAGAAGAAACGAGAATTCATTATGAAAAGATAATTGATGAACTTGAGTTGGATGTAAGTAATATCAAACATCAAATGTATTGTACAGAAAAGTTgcttaaagaaataaaaaaaaataatcaacaactACTTGAAgagaattcattaaatttatcaaaaattaaacatatgcAAGAAAATTATACTGTACAAATAGCAGAATTGGAGGGTGATAgtcaaataactaaaattagcAATACAAAAATGGAAAATCTTGAAAAAGAGCTAAAAGTAAAGAATATAGAACTTGAAAGCCTGGAATCAGATTTAAGGGTAAAAACTACAAAACTTAAGGAAACTCAAGAACAATGTTCAAAACTAGTCCATGCACTTGAAACTCatgtagtaaaaaataatgaatttgagAAACAATTAGAAAGTTATTCaatgaattcaaaaattaaagatGACGAGATTGAAAATTATcgaattaaattgaaaatgaatgaaaatagtttaatagaAGTAAATAATGTAActgaaaaattaagaaaaaaacttaaGTGCGATGGTACATTATTGACACTGTACGATAATGTCTGTTCATTAATAACCAAATGTGAAGACTTCGAAGAAGAAATTAATGAATTGAAACAATCTAATGTTGACCTAGACAATGAATGTGAGTCTATGTTAGAAGAAGTAAAGAGTAAAGACGATAAGATAGCAGAACTTTTGAATCAATTGGATGAGCTTAAGCAAACCATTGTATTATTAACAGAAGAAAGAGATTTTTTGAAACGCAAAAGTGAACAATTTAAGAACTTCAATGATGatgtcaaaaaattaaatgaagaaaTATTTGGTTATGAACAAAACATATCTGACCTAAGAAAAGACAAAGGTCAGCTTATTGTACAACACGATAAAGAACtgaagaaattgaaaaatgaattgaatcaagttcaaactaaaaatgtGGAACTATCAAATGAGTACAGTAAATTATCAG AAACTgctaaaattttggaaaaatcatTGAAGGAAGacatacaacaattaaatagaTGTATTGTGGATAAGAATGCAAAAATATCCACATTAGAATTGTTTTCTAAAACTAACACTGACGATCTCAAAAAGAAGAATCATGAATTGGAAAATATCTTTAAAAGAGCAAGAGACGAG AATAATGCGCTGCGTAGAGATTTACGCCGTTTGAAAGAAATTACAAATGTGACTAGAGTGGACCAATTCACTCAAACTACTGAAGAACAGAGCTTA gtggcCGACCACAAAAGCATGATGGAAAAAATTGCTAAATTTGAGAAGGATActaaaatgatgaaaatgatGTTACATCATCGTAAAGCTAAAATTGAAGAACTTGAAAAACAACTAAGTGAACGACAtggttaa